From the genome of Perca flavescens isolate YP-PL-M2 chromosome 1, PFLA_1.0, whole genome shotgun sequence, one region includes:
- the LOC114556772 gene encoding L-rhamnose-binding lectin SML-like: MMLRFRLSTVLLLAATCSLMTADKLTEASLEKAITCGSDGGNVQRLSCDDGVIRVRRALYGRADAVTCSEGIPRAQLANTHCSQAGTVDVVKGRCDGERECELNNNDFSTSDPCSGIYKYLETTYTCLPEIHLVACEGSLAKLQCDHKQVIFVSSANYGRSDQTTCIYKRPLDQIQMVSCSSPAGKVADSCNGENRCNISASNSVFGDPCVGTYKYLEVSYICDYILDQSE; the protein is encoded by the exons ATGATGCTCCGCTTCAGACTCAGCACCGTACTGT TGCTGGCAGCAACATGTTCGCTCATGACCGCAGATAAATTGACTGAAG CCTCCCTAGAGAAAGCTATCACCTGTGGTAGTGACGGTGGGAATGTCCAGCGCCTGAGCTGCG ATGACGGAGTGATCAGAGTGCGGAGGGCACTGTATGGACGTGCAGACGCTGTGACCTGCAGTGAGGGAATACCTCGGGCACAGCTCGCCAATACACACTGCTCTCAAGCAGGCACAGTGGATGTTGTCAAGGGAAG GTGTGATGGTGAGAGGGAGTGTGAACTAAACAACAATGATTTTTCTACCTCTGATCCCTGCTCTGGTATCTACAAATACCTGGAAACCACCTACACCTGCCTCCCTGAAA TTCACCTTGTTGCCTGTGAGGGCTCTTTGGCAAAACTCCAGTGTG ATCACAAGCAGGTTATATTTGTGTCTAGTGCCAACTATGGACGTAGTGACCAGACTACCTGCATTTACAAACGGCCTCTCGATCAAATTCAAATGGTCTCCTGTTCAAGCCCCGCAGGCAAAGTTGCTGACAG CTGTAATGGGGAAAACCGCTGTAACATCTCAGCAAGTAACTCTGTGTTTGGAGACCCCTGTGTTGGCACTTACAAGTACTTGGAGGTGTCTTACATATGTGACT ATATCTTGGACCAGTCTGAATAG